ATTGGCGCGCAGTTCGGCGGCAAGTACTTCTGCCACGACGTGCGCGTCATCCGCCTGCCCCGCCATGGCGCTTCGTGCCCGGTGGCCATCGCGGTGTCGTGCTCGGCGGACCGTCAAATCCTGGGGAAGATCACCAAGGACGGCATCTTCCTGGAGCAGCTCGAGGCCGACCCGGCGAAGTACCTGCCGGAGACGACGGACGGCGAGCTGGGCGGCGAGGTGGTGAAGATCGACCTCAACCGCCCCATGAGCGAGATTCGCGCCGAGCTGTCGCGCTACCCCATCAAGACGCGCCTGTCGCTCAGCGGCCCGCTGGTGGTGGCGCGCGACATCGCCCACGCGAAGATCAAGGAGGTCCTGGACGCCGGCCACGGCATGCCCCAGTACCTCAAGGACTACATGGTCTATTACGCCGGCCCGGCGAAGACGCCGGAAGGCTACGCGTCCGGTTCCTTCGGTCCGACGACGGCCGGCCGCATGGACGCCTACGTGGACCAGTTCCAGGCCGCGGGCGGCAGCTTCGTCATGTTGGCGAAGGGCAACCGCTCGACCGCCGTCACCGAGGCTTGCAAGAAGCACGGCGGCTTCTACCTGGGCTCCATCGGAGGCCCCGCGGCCCGGCTGGCGAAGGACTGCATCACCAAGGTGGAGGTGCTGGAGTACGCCGAGCTGGGCATGGAAGCCGTGTGGAAGATCGAGGTCGTCGACTTCCCGGCCTTCATCGTCGTGGACGACAAGGGCAACGACTTCTTCGCCAACATCAACAAGCCGACGGCGGCGAAGAAGGCCTGAGGCCCGCGGAGCACTCCGCCCGGTGGCTCACACCCCGGGCGGCGTGGTGCCCTTGGGTGCCGAAGCGGAGCGCTTGGGGATGATGGAGCGGCGTGGCCCCTTGAGGGCCACGCCCAGCAGCATGGTGGCGGGCAGCAGCATCCCCAGCCCCTGGCCGAAGTTGTCGGGGGGCTTCACGATGGCCCCCAACACCAGCACGGAGAACAGCAGGCCACAGACGAGCCGGAGGATGAGCGAATTCACACCTCCAGCCTAAACAGTCCGTGGCCGCTGTCCACCGGCCCCCTACCGCGGGACTACCAGATCTTGACGCGCTGCTCGGCCGGCAGCCAGTTGCCGTCACCCTGCTTCACGCCGAACGCCTCGTAGAACTCCGGCATGTTCCGCACCACGCCGTTGACGCGGTACTGCGGCGGCGAGTGGGGGTCCGTCAGCAGCATCTGCCGCATGGCATCGTCCCGGTACAGGCCGCGCCAGATCTGCCCCCAGCCCAGGAAGAAGCGCTGGTCGCCCGTGAAGCCGTCGATGACGGCGGGCGTCTGGCCCTGGGTGGACAGCTTGTAGGCCTGGTAGGCCACGGTGAGGCCGCTCAGGTCGCCAATGTTCTCGCCCAGCGTGAGCTTGCCGTTGACCTTCATGGCCTCCAGCGGGCTGAAGCCGTTGTACTGCTCCACCAGCATGTTGGTGCGCTGCTCGAAGCCCGTCTTGTCGTCGGGCGTCCACCAGTCGCGCAGGTTGCCGTCGCCGTCGGAGCGACTGCCCTGGTCGTCGAAGCCGTGGCTGAACTCGTGGCCGATGACGCCGCCGATGGCGCCGTAGTTCGTCGCGTCGTCCGCCTCCGGGTTGAAGAACGGCGGCTGCAGGATGGCGGCCGGGAAGACAATCTCGTTCATCGTGGAGCTGTAGTAGGCGTTCACCGTCTGCGGCGTCATGCCCCACTCCTCGCGGTCAATGGGCTTGCCCAGCTTGCCCATGGCGCGGCGGTGCTCGAACAGCTCGCCCCGGCGGACGTTGCCCACCAGGTCACCGGCGACGACGTCCAGCGTCGAGTAGTCCCGCCACTTGTCCGGGTAGCCAATCTTCACGCCGAACTTCTCCAGCTTGGCCTGGGCCTGCGCCTTGGTGGCGGGGCTCATCCAGGTCAACCCGTCAATGCCCTTGCGGAAGGCCTCGCGCAGGTTGGACACCAGCTCCTGCATGCGCTTCTTGGAGTCGGGGCTGAAGTGGCGCTCCACGTAGAGCTGGCCCACGGCCTCGCCGACGACTTCGTTCACCTGGGCCACGCCGCGCTTCCAACGCGGACGGTTCTCCTCCATGCCCTGGAGCGTCTTGCCGCGGAACTCGAAGTGCGCCTGCTCGAAGGCGTTGCTGAGCAGCGGCGCGCGGGTGTCCAGCACCTTGAAGGACAGGTACTGCTTGAGCACCGGCAGCGGCGTCGACTTCAGCAGGCCCGCCAGCGCCTCGAAGTAGTCCGGCTGACGGACGATGACCGCGGGCGTGGCCTCGGCGCCCGACGCCTTGAGGAAGCGGGCCCACGAGAAGCCCGGCGTCAGCGCGTCCAGCTCCGCGACGCTCTTGAGGTTGTACGTCTTCTCCCGGTCGCGGTTGCGCGTGCGGTCCCACTGCTTGGCGGCCAGCGCCGTCTCGAACGCCATGATGTCCTGGGCGGCCTTCTTCGCGTTCTTCTCACCGGCCAGCGTCAGCAGCTTCTCGATGTAGGCCACGTAGGCGGCGCGGACCTCGACGAAGCGCGGCTCTTCCTTCGTGTAGTAGTCCCGGTCCGGCAGGCCCAGGCCCAACTGCGTGGCATAGACGATGTACCGCGTGGCCTGCTTCTGGTCCTGCCCCACGAAGATGCCGAAGGGCACCGGCACGCCTTCGTTCAGCAGCGCCGCGAACAGCTCCGGCAGCGCGTCCGCGCGCTTCACGGCACTCACGCGCTGCAGTTCGTCGTTCACCGGCTTCAGGCCCAGCGACTCGATGTGCTGGGTGTCCATGAAGCTGTTGTAGAGGTCGCCCACCTTCTGCGAGGTGGAGCCCGGGTGACGCTCCTTCGCCGAGGCGGACTCCTCGATGATGGTGCGCATCGCCAGCTCGGCCTTGTCCGCCAGCTCGATGAAGGTGCCGTAGCGGGCGCGGTCCGCGGGGATGGGCGTCGTCT
This genomic window from Myxococcus hansupus contains:
- a CDS encoding M13 family metallopeptidase — encoded protein: MSPKKIFVPRAWARSALGTLLLTGCATTQQPAPSEDAPPPAVPAATATSAASGSLGVELKNLDRAVRPQDDFYTFVNGNWLKTTPIPADRARYGTFIELADKAELAMRTIIEESASAKERHPGSTSQKVGDLYNSFMDTQHIESLGLKPVNDELQRVSAVKRADALPELFAALLNEGVPVPFGIFVGQDQKQATRYIVYATQLGLGLPDRDYYTKEEPRFVEVRAAYVAYIEKLLTLAGEKNAKKAAQDIMAFETALAAKQWDRTRNRDREKTYNLKSVAELDALTPGFSWARFLKASGAEATPAVIVRQPDYFEALAGLLKSTPLPVLKQYLSFKVLDTRAPLLSNAFEQAHFEFRGKTLQGMEENRPRWKRGVAQVNEVVGEAVGQLYVERHFSPDSKKRMQELVSNLREAFRKGIDGLTWMSPATKAQAQAKLEKFGVKIGYPDKWRDYSTLDVVAGDLVGNVRRGELFEHRRAMGKLGKPIDREEWGMTPQTVNAYYSSTMNEIVFPAAILQPPFFNPEADDATNYGAIGGVIGHEFSHGFDDQGSRSDGDGNLRDWWTPDDKTGFEQRTNMLVEQYNGFSPLEAMKVNGKLTLGENIGDLSGLTVAYQAYKLSTQGQTPAVIDGFTGDQRFFLGWGQIWRGLYRDDAMRQMLLTDPHSPPQYRVNGVVRNMPEFYEAFGVKQGDGNWLPAEQRVKIW